The proteins below are encoded in one region of Bosea sp. BIWAKO-01:
- a CDS encoding GNAT family N-acetyltransferase has product MSIELRDALPSDLAVCHRCLDDVAREGRWLSRLSAPPIERYAAFVAGLREANAPQVVAVDREVVGWCDIAPDASPVRAHVGNLGMGLLASYRAFGLGRRLLTLALDRARQRGLERIELSVLHDNEPARALYERLGFQIEGRRRRDWKRDGVYRDSILMALDLGAGQG; this is encoded by the coding sequence ATGAGTATCGAACTGCGCGATGCCTTGCCGAGCGATCTCGCCGTCTGTCACCGCTGTCTTGATGACGTCGCCCGCGAGGGGCGCTGGCTCTCACGATTGAGCGCGCCGCCGATCGAGCGCTACGCGGCCTTCGTCGCCGGCCTGCGCGAGGCCAATGCGCCTCAGGTCGTGGCGGTCGATCGCGAGGTGGTCGGCTGGTGCGACATCGCCCCCGATGCCTCGCCCGTCCGCGCCCATGTCGGCAACCTCGGCATGGGCCTGCTCGCCAGTTATCGCGCGTTTGGGCTCGGCCGGCGCCTGCTCACGCTCGCGCTCGACCGGGCGCGTCAGCGCGGCCTCGAGCGCATTGAGCTCTCGGTTCTCCACGACAACGAGCCGGCGCGCGCGCTCTATGAGCGGCTCGGTTTCCAGATCGAAGGGCGGCGCCGGCGCGACTGGAAGCGGGACGGCGTCTATCGCGACAGCATCCTGATGGCGCTGGATCTCGGCGCCGGCCAAGGGTGA
- a CDS encoding DUF1837 domain-containing protein — MSSYASKPKRLLTQISYTTQTVPAAGSYCAGFELTVWRCNALADHLIEWIADYALHEDELRVHHGNMYVRLREAAARIYTSTEYTKRGEIGEIVLHAICRDFFGTTPFAPRVFYLTSSNDVVKSFDLVHVRYPESGPELWLGEAKFFTDGVEGARAAVRSLNSHLDQGFLRREKLILGPQVSRSVPRYQEIRDLLSDQTSLDELFRTAIFPVGIVCESAAVATTASICTQYTSALEAEFAQLSQVIAASGLPQRVRLVLLHLPLGSKQELADKFDARLRGLTP; from the coding sequence TTGAGCTCGTACGCCTCCAAGCCCAAGCGTCTTCTGACGCAAATCTCCTATACTACCCAAACTGTTCCTGCGGCCGGTTCTTACTGCGCCGGCTTCGAGCTCACGGTCTGGCGCTGCAATGCGCTCGCCGATCACCTGATCGAGTGGATCGCAGACTATGCGCTGCACGAGGACGAACTGCGCGTCCACCACGGCAACATGTATGTCCGGCTTCGCGAGGCGGCGGCGCGCATCTACACGAGCACCGAATACACTAAGCGCGGCGAAATCGGAGAGATCGTGCTTCACGCGATCTGTCGCGATTTCTTTGGTACTACCCCGTTCGCTCCGCGTGTCTTCTATCTCACTTCATCCAACGACGTGGTTAAGTCCTTTGACCTGGTCCACGTGCGCTATCCGGAAAGCGGCCCTGAGTTGTGGCTCGGCGAGGCAAAATTCTTCACTGATGGTGTCGAGGGGGCAAGGGCAGCTGTGAGGTCGCTGAATAGCCACCTCGACCAAGGCTTCCTGAGGCGCGAAAAGCTCATCCTCGGCCCGCAAGTATCGCGTTCAGTGCCGCGCTATCAAGAGATCCGCGACCTCCTCTCTGACCAGACGTCGCTTGACGAACTCTTTCGCACCGCAATCTTCCCGGTCGGCATCGTATGCGAGAGTGCGGCCGTCGCCACCACTGCCTCGATTTGCACTCAGTACACGTCGGCGTTGGAGGCGGAGTTCGCCCAGCTTTCGCAGGTGATCGCTGCTTCCGGCCTCCCGCAACGGGTTAGGCTAGTGCTGCTCCACCTCCCGCTTGGATCGAAACAGGAGCTCGCCGACAAATTCGACGCTCGGCTTCGAGGGCTCACACCATGA
- a CDS encoding cytochrome P460 family protein: protein MFEQPRSPSRTLPLASAVAFGATLAVLGGVALAQQDKYALRVPGGLAFSEFRGYESWQVVATSQNDKLVAVILANPVMIEAYLAGIPGNGKPFPDGAKMAKIHWNPAKNQYFPDTTVPGTLHDVDFMVKDSTRFADSGGWGWAVFNHDAAANVFTPGTLADQPPQGNDAKCGFSCHTGVKARDYVFTEYGKR from the coding sequence ATGTTTGAACAGCCTCGCTCGCCGTCCCGCACTCTGCCGCTCGCGTCCGCCGTCGCCTTTGGCGCGACGCTCGCCGTCCTTGGCGGCGTGGCGCTCGCCCAACAGGACAAATACGCGCTGAGAGTGCCGGGCGGCCTCGCGTTCTCCGAGTTCAGGGGATACGAAAGCTGGCAGGTCGTTGCCACCAGCCAGAACGACAAGCTGGTCGCCGTGATCCTCGCCAATCCCGTGATGATCGAGGCCTACCTGGCCGGCATTCCCGGAAACGGCAAACCCTTCCCCGATGGCGCAAAGATGGCGAAGATTCACTGGAACCCGGCAAAGAACCAGTATTTCCCGGACACAACGGTGCCGGGCACGCTCCATGACGTCGATTTCATGGTGAAGGACAGCACCAGGTTCGCAGATAGCGGCGGATGGGGATGGGCCGTGTTCAACCATGACGCCGCGGCCAACGTGTTCACACCTGGCACCCTGGCCGACCAGCCGCCGCAGGGGAACGACGCCAAGTGCGGGTTCTCTTGCCACACCGGAGTGAAAGCACGGGATTACGTTTTCACGGAGTATGGCAAGCGCTGA
- a CDS encoding DEAD/DEAH box helicase, which yields MTMAEINWDTLGRMSGPELLPAVFRIMQDASLAINAGEPDDPRLLQVIPRLADLIPARAELKPLLEPFSALARATGLWNYIDRQYADEADRLVAEAVTAPELGGITFHREQITALSKLLAGENLILSAPTSFGKSLLIDALLASGKYERVAVVLPTIALLDEFRRRLKRRFSERFEILMHPTDTATGSRIIFLGTQERLIGRDDLGSLDLTVVDEFYKLDPSRRDERHVTLNAAVYRLLRRSRQFFFLGPNIDNVHVDVEGRWNFHFLKTRFSTVAVDTFDLRRVEDKEERLMEELGEERNWPALVFVSSPDRANKLSDDASNKMAVSEETADFAAWLQNNVGKGWPLVKSVEQGFGVHHARVPRAIASHMVRMFNRSELPVLFCTSTLIEGVNTAARTVLIYDKKISRKDYDFFTFANIRGRAGRLGQHHVGQVYLFNEPPVIEDTEVSPTLFGDDEAASDDYVVHLEEDDTSAAIDDRVAALRRSLDLSTAQLRVASAIGLDTALAIKQHVHAALRTSHGLVWAGLPDFNATLATVEVICKVKRSREFGAFSERQLAYLIGNLRNARTLKAFLLEHDQNFRGDKAAYDNIFKFLRSCEYGLPQLFAMVEIFVGKRLPGADYSYFVRELSRWFRNEALRNLDEEGIPIQISERFLQAGDNRIGLARRLTQAALTGHPLLTPFERSWLLSALDIDEAGRTLSPNGTT from the coding sequence ATGACGATGGCAGAGATCAACTGGGATACGCTGGGCCGCATGTCCGGTCCCGAGCTGCTCCCAGCGGTGTTCCGCATTATGCAGGATGCATCGCTCGCCATCAACGCAGGGGAGCCGGACGACCCTCGACTGCTGCAGGTCATCCCGCGTCTAGCTGATTTGATTCCAGCGCGCGCCGAACTGAAACCGCTGCTTGAGCCGTTCAGCGCGCTCGCTCGTGCGACAGGCCTGTGGAACTACATCGACCGACAGTACGCTGACGAGGCGGACAGACTAGTTGCGGAGGCGGTGACCGCGCCGGAACTTGGTGGCATCACCTTTCACCGCGAGCAAATCACCGCGCTTAGCAAACTGCTGGCGGGGGAGAACCTGATCCTCAGCGCCCCCACAAGTTTCGGCAAGAGCCTACTAATTGACGCGCTGCTCGCGTCCGGAAAGTACGAGCGCGTGGCCGTTGTCCTTCCTACGATCGCGTTGCTCGATGAGTTCCGCCGCCGTCTCAAACGCCGCTTCTCAGAGCGTTTCGAGATACTTATGCACCCGACCGATACGGCGACGGGATCTCGGATAATTTTCCTTGGCACGCAGGAGCGGCTAATTGGCCGCGACGACCTCGGCTCGCTCGATCTGACGGTGGTGGATGAGTTTTACAAGCTCGACCCGAGCCGGCGGGACGAGCGGCACGTGACGCTGAACGCCGCCGTCTACCGCTTACTGCGCAGATCACGGCAATTCTTCTTCCTCGGCCCCAACATCGACAACGTGCACGTCGATGTCGAGGGCAGGTGGAACTTCCACTTCCTTAAAACGCGCTTCTCGACCGTGGCTGTTGACACGTTTGACTTGCGCCGTGTCGAGGACAAGGAGGAGCGGCTCATGGAAGAGCTCGGAGAAGAAAGGAACTGGCCAGCGCTCGTTTTCGTCTCCTCGCCAGATCGGGCAAACAAGTTGTCCGATGACGCTTCAAACAAGATGGCTGTGTCGGAAGAGACGGCAGATTTCGCCGCCTGGCTGCAGAACAACGTTGGGAAAGGTTGGCCTCTGGTGAAGTCGGTGGAGCAGGGCTTCGGAGTACACCACGCCCGCGTGCCACGCGCGATCGCATCGCATATGGTCCGCATGTTTAACCGGTCCGAACTACCGGTCCTCTTCTGCACGTCAACGCTGATTGAGGGCGTAAACACGGCTGCGCGGACGGTTCTCATCTACGACAAGAAGATCAGCCGGAAGGACTACGATTTCTTCACCTTCGCGAATATCCGCGGGCGCGCTGGCCGTTTAGGGCAGCATCATGTCGGCCAAGTCTACCTCTTCAACGAGCCTCCGGTGATAGAGGACACAGAGGTTTCGCCCACGCTCTTTGGAGATGACGAAGCCGCCTCCGACGACTACGTCGTCCACTTAGAGGAGGACGACACAAGCGCTGCCATCGACGACCGGGTGGCTGCATTGCGGCGCTCCCTCGACCTCTCAACGGCGCAGTTGCGGGTCGCGTCAGCGATAGGCCTGGACACTGCGCTCGCAATTAAGCAACACGTCCATGCCGCGTTGCGGACGAGCCACGGACTAGTTTGGGCTGGCTTACCCGACTTCAACGCGACGCTCGCCACCGTGGAGGTGATTTGCAAGGTAAAGCGCTCGCGCGAGTTCGGCGCATTCTCGGAGAGGCAACTCGCCTACCTCATCGGCAATCTGCGCAATGCTCGGACGCTGAAGGCGTTCTTACTAGAGCACGATCAAAATTTCCGCGGCGATAAGGCCGCCTATGACAATATCTTTAAGTTCCTCCGAAGCTGCGAGTACGGCCTGCCGCAGCTGTTCGCGATGGTCGAGATCTTCGTCGGGAAGCGCTTGCCAGGCGCGGACTATAGCTATTTCGTCAGAGAGTTGAGCCGATGGTTCCGTAACGAAGCATTGCGCAACCTCGACGAGGAAGGAATTCCCATCCAAATCTCGGAGCGCTTTCTCCAAGCGGGTGACAACCGTATCGGCCTCGCGCGCAGATTGACGCAGGCCGCGTTGACGGGCCATCCGCTGCTTACGCCATTCGAGCGGTCTTGGCTGCTCTCGGCACTGGATATCGACGAGGCGGGCCGCACCTTGTCTCCCAATGGCACCACTTAG
- a CDS encoding glyoxalase superfamily protein, with translation MARDLRQALAAKGHVLSHGACLELVARQFGLADWNTLSALITRIDERRQPLPAADGWHPTGMTDPTKFRMGLDPRSPGVALIECLADPALDARAAEMFGCLMQSVSAERYRGQRLKLSAQIRGEEAGLGSLWLRVDNGAGTVLRFDNMLERTSDGPISGTTEWISRTIVLDIPAEAASVHYGFFLKGHGQMRARIFDLEPVDAALPTTEITPVKPRRALPRSRSICASSRAGKASRSGDGGRIVALHHRGRRVRLCQSPGRPLSPRPFGRCGKFLKLLSWPLTQETELPCPHPSLSLIGSIHPAPLSACHTP, from the coding sequence ATGGCGAGGGACCTCAGGCAGGCCCTGGCAGCCAAAGGCCATGTGCTCTCGCATGGCGCCTGTCTCGAACTCGTCGCAAGGCAGTTCGGATTGGCCGATTGGAATACGCTCTCGGCGCTGATCACCCGGATCGATGAGAGGCGGCAGCCGCTCCCGGCGGCGGATGGATGGCACCCGACCGGGATGACCGATCCGACCAAATTCAGGATGGGGCTCGACCCGCGCTCCCCGGGCGTCGCCCTGATCGAATGCCTGGCCGATCCGGCGCTGGACGCTCGGGCGGCCGAGATGTTCGGTTGCCTGATGCAAAGCGTCTCGGCCGAGCGCTATCGCGGGCAGAGGCTGAAACTCTCGGCCCAGATCCGGGGCGAGGAAGCCGGGCTCGGCTCGCTTTGGCTGCGGGTCGACAACGGCGCGGGCACCGTCCTACGCTTCGACAACATGCTGGAGCGGACGAGCGACGGCCCGATCTCGGGCACCACCGAGTGGATCAGCCGCACGATCGTTCTCGATATTCCCGCGGAAGCCGCGAGCGTGCATTACGGCTTCTTCCTGAAGGGACACGGGCAGATGCGCGCCCGCATCTTCGATCTGGAGCCGGTCGATGCCGCGCTGCCGACCACCGAGATTACCCCGGTAAAGCCCAGGCGGGCCCTGCCCCGGAGCCGGTCAATCTGCGCTTCCAGCAGGGCCGGAAAGGCTAGCCGCTCAGGCGATGGAGGGCGCATTGTCGCTCTCCATCACCGAGGCCGCCGCGTTCGTCTGTGCCAGTCACCGGGGCGCCCGCTTTCGCCCCGTCCATTCGGTCGTTGCGGAAAGTTCCTCAAACTGTTGAGCTGGCCGCTCACGCAGGAGACGGAGCTCCCGTGTCCTCATCCATCGCTGAGCCTGATCGGGTCCATTCACCCTGCGCCCCTCAGCGCTTGCCATACTCCGTGA
- a CDS encoding CBS domain-containing protein — protein sequence MIVSDVMTRGAQIARPDETLLQVARRMAAGDIGFMPVGDNDHLVGMITDRDIVIRAVAEGRGHDTLVREIMTRDVKYCFDDENMDDVTQNMGELQVRRLPVVNRDKRLVGVVSLADGALKDDPEAIGLALSAVVVPGHAHAA from the coding sequence ATGATCGTATCGGATGTGATGACCAGGGGCGCCCAGATCGCCCGGCCGGACGAAACCTTGCTGCAGGTGGCCCGACGCATGGCAGCCGGAGATATCGGTTTCATGCCTGTCGGTGACAACGACCATCTGGTCGGCATGATCACCGACCGCGACATCGTCATCCGCGCCGTCGCCGAGGGGCGGGGCCATGACACGCTCGTGCGCGAGATCATGACGCGCGACGTGAAATACTGCTTCGACGACGAGAACATGGACGATGTCACGCAGAACATGGGCGAGCTCCAGGTGCGGCGCCTGCCGGTGGTCAACCGCGACAAGCGCCTCGTCGGCGTCGTCTCGCTGGCCGATGGCGCGCTGAAGGACGACCCGGAAGCCATCGGCCTCGCGCTGTCTGCGGTAGTCGTGCCCGGACACGCCCACGCGGCCTGA
- a CDS encoding PBSX family phage terminase large subunit: MSSSIHLEIPTARVFAPLLEPARYKGAHGGRGSGKSHFFAGLLVEDSLRERGLLSVCIREVQKTLKQSAKRLIETKLAEFGLGPAEGFKVFRDTIQTPGDGAIIFQGMQDHTAESIKSLEGFKRAWIEEAQTISARSLSLLRPTLRAEGSEIWCGWNPRRRQDPIDGMLRGPALPTGAVVVQANWRHNPWFPSLLERERQDCLRDNAEHYDHIWEGGYASVTVGAYYATQLADMRRQGRVGAVGPDPLMTIRAIWDIGGTGAKADACAIWIMQFVGREIRVLNYYEAQGQPLASHVAWLRANGYASALCILPHDGASNDKVYDVSYESALREAGFEVTVVPNQGKGAAMQRIEAARRLFPVIWVNEATTLAGLEALGAYHPRKHEARDIDLGPEHDWASHAADAFGLACVVYEEPRMAKRDRKLRLAGKPGGWMAA, from the coding sequence GTGTCATCGTCGATCCATCTGGAGATTCCGACAGCTAGGGTCTTTGCCCCGCTGCTGGAACCGGCCCGCTACAAGGGCGCCCATGGCGGGCGCGGCTCCGGCAAATCGCATTTCTTCGCCGGCCTCCTGGTCGAGGACAGCCTGCGCGAGCGCGGGCTGCTTTCGGTCTGCATCCGCGAGGTCCAGAAGACGCTGAAACAGAGCGCCAAGCGCCTGATCGAGACAAAACTCGCGGAATTCGGGCTCGGCCCGGCCGAGGGCTTCAAGGTCTTTCGCGATACGATCCAGACCCCGGGCGACGGCGCCATCATCTTCCAGGGCATGCAGGACCACACGGCGGAATCGATCAAATCGCTGGAAGGGTTCAAGCGCGCCTGGATCGAGGAGGCGCAGACGATCTCGGCCCGCTCGCTCAGCCTGCTGCGCCCGACGCTCCGCGCGGAAGGCTCGGAGATCTGGTGCGGCTGGAACCCGCGCCGCCGGCAGGACCCGATCGACGGGATGTTGCGCGGCCCGGCTTTGCCAACCGGCGCCGTCGTCGTCCAGGCCAATTGGAGGCACAACCCATGGTTTCCGAGCCTGCTTGAGCGGGAGCGGCAGGACTGCCTGCGCGACAATGCCGAGCACTACGACCATATCTGGGAAGGCGGCTATGCCAGCGTCACCGTTGGCGCCTATTACGCGACGCAGCTCGCGGACATGCGGCGGCAGGGCAGGGTGGGCGCTGTCGGCCCCGACCCGCTGATGACGATCCGCGCGATCTGGGACATTGGCGGCACCGGCGCCAAGGCCGATGCCTGCGCCATCTGGATCATGCAGTTCGTCGGCCGCGAAATCCGCGTGCTGAACTATTACGAGGCGCAAGGCCAGCCGCTCGCCAGCCATGTCGCCTGGCTGCGCGCGAACGGCTACGCCAGCGCGCTCTGCATCCTGCCCCATGACGGGGCGAGCAACGACAAGGTCTACGACGTCTCCTATGAAAGCGCGCTCAGGGAAGCCGGTTTCGAGGTCACCGTCGTGCCGAACCAGGGCAAGGGGGCGGCCATGCAGCGCATCGAGGCCGCACGGCGCCTGTTCCCGGTGATCTGGGTCAACGAGGCGACGACCTTGGCCGGGCTCGAGGCGCTCGGCGCCTATCACCCCCGCAAGCACGAGGCGCGCGATATCGATCTCGGCCCCGAACATGACTGGGCCTCGCACGCGGCCGATGCTTTTGGGCTCGCCTGCGTCGTCTATGAGGAGCCGCGGATGGCGAAGCGCGACCGCAAGCTCAGGCTGGCCGGCAAGCCCGGCGGATGGATGGCGGCATGA
- a CDS encoding portal protein: MSMSRDKAGIGRDSDQQDGDEMAIDDKGAAMTAADDKARIVRDALKVYDDWMERERANIEAGYDDLEFRAGNQWPPEIEAARIEEGRPVQTINQIPQYVRQVTGDMRQMRPAIKVIPVDDHGDEEKADALAGVIRYIENRSDAPGVYFQGADSQVTCGLGAWRVKTEYAGESTFNQEIRIAPIEDALGVMFDIDAVLPTREDAVKCLVPFDMSREKFKALYPHATLTDFAPSGAGRAARGDWIAADTIRVGEYWCKTPVRKTLALLDDGAIEDVSGDEARAEALKGSGVRVEKRESYRLHRSLVTAHEVVEGPELWPGLHIPIVPVIGEEVRIGRRIMRHGVVRFAKDPQRSYNYLSSAQTEVTALQPKAPFIGTEKNFEQYQDVWETANRRNHAYLPYTPDGANGSIPPQRVQPAVSSQGIAEGIERAARDMQSVIGIYNSSLGARSNETSGKAILARQREGDTGTYVYIDNWARAIRHTGKILVDLIPKIYDTARVLRIIGEDGKTEEIRINQLGGVAADGMTPRLSNDVTTGAYDVALQMGPSYATKREEVRDGMTAFIQAAPQTAPLILDLVAKAQDWQLADEIGERLETVLPPEIRALKAQKAGKPLPLQMQPPPPDPAQDAARQMELATREAELAGKQAEARRKQAEAGKAELELEAAMVAQMVSRGAAGQAGEPQADPALAGMAQAIVELQGVVGEIMQALQGPAGEVLPEEAQGFGGPGPLVDQMAGLMDPVPPAEPGSPDRAKG, from the coding sequence ATGAGCATGAGCAGGGACAAGGCCGGGATCGGCCGGGATAGCGATCAGCAAGACGGCGACGAGATGGCCATCGACGACAAGGGCGCCGCGATGACGGCGGCCGACGACAAGGCCAGGATCGTGCGCGATGCGCTGAAGGTTTATGACGACTGGATGGAGCGCGAGCGGGCCAATATCGAGGCCGGCTATGACGATCTCGAATTCCGCGCCGGCAACCAGTGGCCTCCCGAGATCGAGGCCGCGCGCATCGAGGAAGGGCGCCCGGTCCAGACCATCAACCAGATCCCGCAATATGTCCGCCAGGTCACCGGCGACATGCGGCAGATGCGGCCGGCGATCAAGGTCATCCCCGTCGACGACCATGGCGACGAGGAGAAGGCCGACGCGCTCGCCGGCGTGATCCGCTATATCGAGAACCGCTCCGATGCGCCCGGCGTCTATTTTCAAGGCGCCGACAGCCAGGTCACCTGCGGCCTCGGCGCCTGGCGCGTGAAGACCGAATATGCCGGCGAGAGCACCTTCAACCAGGAAATCCGCATCGCGCCGATCGAGGATGCGCTGGGCGTGATGTTCGATATCGACGCGGTGCTGCCGACGCGCGAGGACGCGGTGAAATGCCTCGTGCCCTTCGACATGTCGCGCGAAAAGTTCAAGGCGCTCTATCCGCACGCGACGCTGACCGATTTCGCGCCTTCCGGGGCGGGACGCGCGGCGCGTGGCGACTGGATCGCGGCGGACACGATCCGCGTCGGCGAATACTGGTGCAAGACGCCGGTCAGGAAGACGCTGGCGCTGCTGGATGACGGCGCGATCGAGGATGTCTCGGGGGACGAGGCCCGCGCCGAGGCGCTGAAGGGGAGCGGCGTCCGCGTCGAAAAGCGCGAATCCTACAGGCTCCATCGCTCGCTCGTCACCGCCCATGAGGTGGTCGAGGGGCCGGAGCTCTGGCCGGGCTTGCATATCCCGATCGTCCCGGTGATCGGCGAGGAGGTCCGCATCGGCCGGCGCATCATGCGCCATGGCGTGGTGCGCTTCGCCAAGGACCCGCAGCGCAGCTACAACTACCTCTCATCGGCGCAGACCGAGGTGACGGCGCTGCAGCCAAAAGCGCCCTTCATCGGCACCGAGAAGAATTTTGAGCAGTACCAGGATGTCTGGGAGACGGCGAACCGCCGCAACCACGCCTATCTGCCCTATACGCCCGACGGCGCCAATGGCAGCATTCCGCCGCAGCGCGTGCAGCCGGCGGTCTCCTCGCAGGGGATTGCCGAGGGCATCGAGCGGGCGGCGCGCGACATGCAATCGGTCATCGGCATCTATAATTCTTCGCTCGGCGCGCGCTCGAACGAGACCAGCGGCAAGGCGATCCTGGCGCGCCAGCGCGAGGGCGATACCGGCACTTACGTCTATATCGACAACTGGGCCCGCGCGATCCGCCATACCGGCAAGATCCTGGTCGACCTGATCCCAAAAATCTACGACACGGCCCGCGTGCTGCGCATCATCGGCGAGGACGGCAAGACCGAGGAAATCCGCATCAACCAGCTCGGCGGCGTCGCCGCCGACGGCATGACGCCGCGGCTCTCGAACGACGTGACGACCGGGGCCTATGATGTCGCGCTGCAGATGGGGCCGAGCTATGCGACCAAGCGCGAGGAGGTCCGCGACGGCATGACGGCCTTCATCCAGGCGGCGCCGCAGACCGCGCCGCTGATCCTCGACCTCGTCGCAAAAGCCCAGGACTGGCAGCTCGCCGACGAGATCGGCGAGCGGCTGGAAACGGTGCTGCCACCCGAGATCCGCGCGCTGAAGGCGCAGAAGGCGGGCAAGCCGCTGCCGCTACAGATGCAGCCGCCACCGCCCGATCCGGCGCAGGACGCGGCCAGGCAAATGGAACTGGCGACGCGCGAGGCGGAGCTGGCTGGAAAGCAGGCCGAGGCCCGCCGCAAGCAGGCTGAAGCCGGCAAGGCCGAGCTCGAGCTTGAAGCCGCGATGGTCGCGCAGATGGTTTCGCGCGGAGCGGCGGGGCAGGCGGGCGAGCCGCAGGCCGACCCGGCGCTTGCGGGAATGGCGCAGGCGATCGTCGAGCTGCAGGGCGTGGTTGGCGAGATCATGCAGGCGTTGCAGGGACCTGCTGGGGAGGTGTTGCCGGAGGAGGCGCAGGGTTTTGGTGGGCCTGGGCCTCTTGTTGATCAGATGGCGGGCTTGATGGACCCGGTGCCGCCCGCCGAGCCGGGTTCTCCGGACCGAGCTAAGGGATAA
- a CDS encoding GNAT family N-acetyltransferase: MSIHIRPARPDDAEAISAVILAALRETNARDYSRDVIERVERSFGPAAVAELLARRTVFVAMAAGELVGTASLDGRVVRSVFVRPDLQGQGVSKRLMAQIEQTTRDRGVAVLAVPSSVTAEPFYARLGFTAVRDSYHGEERTIVMERSLG, from the coding sequence ATGAGCATCCATATTCGCCCTGCGCGGCCGGACGACGCTGAGGCAATCAGCGCGGTGATCCTCGCCGCGCTGCGCGAGACCAATGCCAGGGACTACTCTCGCGACGTCATCGAGCGGGTGGAACGAAGCTTTGGCCCCGCTGCCGTGGCGGAGTTGCTGGCCAGGCGCACCGTGTTCGTTGCCATGGCCGCAGGAGAGCTTGTCGGCACGGCAAGCCTGGATGGGCGGGTGGTACGGAGCGTCTTCGTGCGCCCTGACCTTCAAGGCCAGGGTGTCAGCAAGCGTCTGATGGCTCAGATCGAACAGACGACCCGCGACAGGGGCGTCGCGGTCCTGGCCGTTCCGTCCTCCGTCACCGCGGAGCCATTTTATGCCAGGCTCGGCTTCACGGCGGTTCGCGACAGCTATCATGGCGAGGAACGCACCATCGTCATGGAGCGGAGCCTGGGCTGA